A section of the Amblyomma americanum isolate KBUSLIRL-KWMA chromosome 2, ASM5285725v1, whole genome shotgun sequence genome encodes:
- the LOC144121202 gene encoding ketosamine-3-kinase-like, translated as MEARIKEALKTTKLRATGRGGSGCINEGEAYETDDGEVFIKRNSKPAARTMFDGEFAALKAILETQTVRVPKPIAVVDNPAGGAALVMESVRMRQLGRHSEQLGKQLASMHLHNSRKRDESSSVHGPRNESGYVDQFGFGITTCCGYLPLDNSWHDDWVEFFCRQRIDAQVRMAQEKYHDREAPELWSLLVHKVPSFFEGLEIEPALLHGDLWGGNIAECEDGPIIFDPASYYGHSEFELSIAKLFGGFDAKFYSAYFKVIPKAPGFEKRIDFYHLFHYLNHWNHFGGGYRSSSLSTMRRLLK; from the exons ATGGAGGCGAGGATTAAGGAAGCCCTGAAAACGACGAAACTCCGAGCCACTGGTCGTGGAGGTAGCGGCTGCATCAATGAGGGCGAAGCGTACGAAACCGATGACGGTGAAGTGTTCATCAAGAGAAACTCGAAACCCGCG GCACGAACGATGTTCGACGGTGAGTTCGCAGCCTTGAAGGCTATCCTGGAGACCCAGACCGTGAGAGTACCCAAGCCCATCGCC GTGGTTGACAACCCCGCTGGCGGAGCTGCCTTGGTCATGGAGAGCGTGCGGATGCGCCAATTGGGCCGCCACTCGGAGCAGCTGGGCAAGCAACTGGCAAG CATGCATTTGCACAACAGCCGCAAACGGGACGAGAGCAGCTCTGTGCATGGTCCCCGAAACGAGTCTGGCTACGTGGACCAGTTTGGCTTTGGGATCACCACCTGCTGTGGGTACTTGCCACTGGACAATAGTTGGCATGACGACTGGGTG GAATTCTTCTGCCGGCAGCGCATTGACGCTCAGGTGCGCATGGCCCAGGAGAAGTACCATGACCGGGAGGCACCTGAGCTGTGGTCCCTTCTTGTGCACAAGGTGCCCTCCTTCTTTGAGGGCCTGGAAATCGAGCCCGCCCTGCTTCACGGGGACCTCTGGGGTGGCAACATTGCCGAATGCGAGGATGGACCGA TAATATTTGACCCGGCTTCCTACTATGGACATTCCGAGTTTGAGTTGTCCATAGCGAAGCTGTTTGGTGGCTTCGATGCCAAGTTCTACTCAGCCTACTTCAAGGTTATACCCAAGGCACCTGGCTTTGAGAAAAGGATTGACTTCTATCATCTCTTCCACTACCTCAACCACTG GAATCATTTTGGTGGTGGCTACCGAAGCTCCTCACTGTCTACCATGAGGCGGCTGTTGAAATAA
- the Es2 gene encoding ess-2 splicing factor homolog, whose amino-acid sequence MCEESLKGSSSMSVEVFKTNKAVALVRSNADPSKTRTVKVLDEDAYTAEIGKIIERDFFPDVPKLRAQNEYLDALEANNITKLRELQEKYQHRGSARSVLCSIPTPSTFETPSVEPIATPAPSEPGHASDKQGSPAGITPDDPEGSSSQTSQLSLDTFLHKHTSEDNASFEVMVAEAERRHREKHAWMYRDEKAEGAPLDAMLEGPAPMPSLEGPPPSVEGNGSARDRESKPPVTWRYTNQNSLMYIPQGAPLTPEEIRERGPGRTIVHAHTRLEQSPFDENANKAALAQAADAQAKALEGKLGVDGRELQPGAGSPKVGGFGFVATPSPAPGVGETPLLTWGEIEGTPFLLDGSDTPLPRNPGGPQFRIPEPRSRERLALSLADGAARRSAARKSAALDRARSSLLSPKLSPSPKSPLARLGTMSPAARHLASAKLGISKGVDLALRASYTPGHTPNAGTPGSTPGRLGATPSPLVPSPASRKEASRREPYLAGSEASSLTDNLLKLPLKRKAAADFF is encoded by the exons ATGTGTGAAGAATCGCTGAAAGGAAGCAGTTCAATGAGCGTCGAAGTGTTCAAGACAAATAAAGCTGTCGCATTGGTGCGATCGAATGCCGACCCCTCTAAGACACGGACGGTGAAAGTCTTGGACGAGGATGCTTACACTGCT GAGATCGGCAAGATCATCGAAAGGGACTTCTTTCCCGACGTGCCCAAGCTTCGGGCACAGAATGAATACCTGGACGCTCTTGAAGCCAACAACATAACGAAATTAAGGGAGCTGCAAGAGAAGTATCAGCACCGTGGAAGCGCCCGCAGCGTACTTTGTTCAA taccAACACCCTCAACATTCGAGACACCATCTGTGGAGCCCATTGCAACGCCAGCGCCATCCGAACCAGGCCATGCCTCTGACAAGCAAGGCTCTCCAG CGGGAATCACACCCGACGATCCAGAAGGCAGTTCGTCACAGACCAGCCAACTTTCGTTGGATACATTCCTGCACAAACACACCAGTGAGGACAATGCCTCCTTCGAAGTAATGGTTGCTGAGGCCGAGCGGCGCCACCGTGAGAAGCATGCCTGGATGTACCGGGATGAGAAGGCTGAGGGAGCTCCTCTGGATGCCATGCTGGAGGGACCAGCACCGATGCCCTCTCTGGAGGGGCCGCCACCATCTGTCGAGGGCAATGGCAGTGCACGAGACAGGGAGAGCAAGCCCCCTGTCACGTGGCGTTACACCAACCAGAATTCACTCATGTATATACCACAAG GGGCACCGCTAACACCGGAGGAGATTCGGGAGCGTGGCCCAGGACGGACCATTGTTCACGCTCACACGAGGCTCGAGCAGTCGCCCTTTGACGAGAATGCCAACAAAGCTGCGCTGGCTCAGGCAGCCGATGCCCAGGCCAAAGCCCTCGAAGGAAAGCTGGGTGTGGATGGCCGCGAACTCCAGCCAGGGGCAGGCTCGCCCAAAGTAGGGGGCTTCGGATTTGTGGCCACTCCGTCACCTGCACCAG GTGTTGGGGAAACCCCGCTGCTGACTTGGGGTGAGATCGAAGGCACACCCTTTCTGCTGGACGGCAGTGACACGCCGTTACCACGCAACCCTGGAGGACCCCAGTTTCGAATACCGGAACCTCGCTCTCGGGAGAGGCTGGCCCTTTCCTTGGCAGATGGTGCAGCCCGCCGCAGTGCGGCTCGAAAGAGCGCTGCCCTCGATCGGGCGCGCTCTTCCTTGCTCAG CCCAAAGCTGAGTCCATCGCCCAAGTCTCCACTGGCACGCCTCGGCACCATGTCACCAGCGGCACGTCACTTGGCCTCAGCCAAGCTGGGCATCTCGAAGGGTGTGGACCTGGCTCTGAGGGCCAGCTACACGCCCGGACACACGCCCAATGCCGGCACTCCGGGCAGCACACCGGGCAGGCTGGGTGCCACCCCGTCTCCTCTCGTGCCGTCACCCGCATCCCGAAAAGAAGCGTCTCGACGAGAGCCGTACCTGGCCGGCAGTGAAGCTTCGTCGCTCACTGACAACCTGCTAAAGCTGCCTCTCAAGCGAAAGGCAGCTGCAGACTTTTTCTGA